One genomic region from Apodemus sylvaticus chromosome 1, mApoSyl1.1, whole genome shotgun sequence encodes:
- the Muc6 gene encoding mucin-6: MLRVRQLLLLLLFRGPLIDAGASTGDATDSDTEDNLQSSPEKGWCSMWGADHFSTFDGHEYNFKGMCNYIFTATCGDDLPSTFSIQLRRDRDGNISRIIMELGASVVTVNKEIISVRDIGVVSLPYTSSGLQITPYGQSVQLVAKQLELELVVMWGPDAHLMVLVEKKYMGKLCGLCGNFDGKTDNEFLSEDGKLLEPHKYATLQKLDDPNEICTHEAIPSPTILKTKHAQICNQLLTLVSPGCDEPKETLMLSCQTDMADCAQPGQPNCTCATLSEYSRRCSMTGQPVRNWRTPGLCPMSQCPANQVYQECGEVCAKTCSNPQHSCSSFCTFGCFCPSGTLLDDISGNHSCVPVNQCPCMLNGMVYGPGEITRTACQTCQCTMGRWTCTKQPCPGHCSLEGGSFVTTFDARPYRFHGTCTYTLLQSPQLPNEGTLMAVYDKSGYSHSETSLVSVIYLSKKDKIVISEDEVITNNGDTKLLPYKTHNITIFRQTSTHLQMATTFGLQVVFQMQPVFQVYITVEPQYKGQTRGLCGNFNGDTTDDFTTSMGIDEGTASLFVDSWRAGNCPASLERETDPCSMSQLNKVCAETHCSTLLRKGSVFEKCHSVVNPQPFYKRCVYQACNYEETFPHICSALGAYAHACSSRGILLWGWRNSVDNCTVPCTGNRTFSYDSKACDRTCLSLSDRETECHASPVPVDGCNCPEGTYLNHKAECVHKAQCPCLLDGYKFVQPDQSTMVNGVICYCINGRLSCPRQAEMFFASCPEPKTFQSCSQSSEDKFGAACAPTCQMLATGIACVPTKCESGCVCPKGLYENSDGQCVPAEECPCDYAGVSYPGGSELHTDCKTCTCSQGRWTCQPSTQCPSTCVLYGEGHIITFDGQRFVFDGNCEYTLATDDCGANSSQPTFKVLTENVVCGKSGVTCSRAIKISLGGLSITMADSNYTVSGEEPLVHLQVKPSPLNLVLDIDIPGRLNLTLLWNKHMSVSIRIQRTAQDALCGLCGNSNGNMKDDFETRSKYVASSELEFVNSWKESPLCGDASYAVDPCSLNTFRRSWAERKCNIINSQTFAACHSKVYHLPYYEACVRDACGCDTGGDCECLCDAVAAYAKACLDKGVCVDWRSPDFCPVYCDFYNTHTLVGENEYQYAQKANCTWHYQPCLCPGSLGSFPDTNTEGCYNCSQNEYFDHKEGTCVPCAPPTTTSPPTTTGSQPTTATPISTEFHSSSSAKTPVGPSYLPGLPTPPPSAPSSTEALTNWTTPKKTTVSSGESPQTTMATILLTLPLPPTSLPESKTTRLPVTQAISKPTASSLSSSTKTTAEFTESTTVTLLSSMPGTSASHDTTSASNTTQHQSTSLHHTTISNRPTSGQQHFPHWKRLTFYPSLTLQSGRLGLANHTSWGLQLAGRRAPDYLPRLCGKCDSNSLPGFLRLLCQLETHCGCCQPLGTYKKQVSLPCPDPDAPGQQLTLTLQVFSNCVCSSLQCKN, from the exons ATGCTCAGGGTTCGacagctactgctgctgctgctcttcaggGGACCCCTAATCGATGCTG GTGCCTCAACTGGAGATGCCACAGATTCGGACACTGAGGATAACCTGCAATCCT CCCCAGAAAAGGGTTGGTGCTCCATGTGGGGAGCTGATCACTTTTCCACCTTTGATGGCCATGAGTATAATTTCAAAGGGATGTGTAATTACATCTTTACGGCCACCTGTGGGGATGACTTGCCCTCCACCTTCAGCATCCAGTTGCGGAGAGATAGGGATGGAAACATCTCCCGGATCATCATGGAACTGGGGGCCTCTGTGGTTACTGTGAACAAGGAAATCATCTCTGTCAGGGACATTGG GGTTGTTAGCCTGCCCTACACCAGCAGTGGCCTCCAGATCACACCCTATGGCCAGAGCGTGCAGCTGGTGGCCAAgcagctggagctggagttagtcGTCATGTGGGGCCCAGATGCCCATCTTATG GTCCTGGTAGAGAAGAAGTACATGGGCAAGTTATGTGGACTGTGTGGGAACTTCGATGGAAAGACAGACAATGAATTTCTGAGTGAGGATG GCAAACTTCTGGAACCCCATAAGTATGCTACACTTCAGAAGCTAGATGACCCCAACGAGATCTGTACCCATGAAGCCATCCCCAGCCCCACCATCCTGAAGACCAAACAC GCCCAGATCTGCAACCAGCTACTGACCCTGGTGTCCCCTGGGTGTGACGAGCCAAAGGAGACGCTGATGCTGAGCTGCCAGACAGACATGGCTGACTGTGCTCAGCCAGGCCAGCCGAACTGCACCTGCGCCACACTGTCTGAGTACTCCCGGCGATGCAGCATGACCGGCCAGCCTGTCCGAAACTGGAGGACCCCCGGACTCTGCC ccATGAGCCAGTGTCCGGCCAATCAAGTGTACCAGGAGTGCGGTGAGGTCTGCGCCAAGACTTGCTCCAACCCACAGCACAGCTGCTCCAGCTTCTGCACCTTCGGCTGCTTCTGCCCCAGTg GTACACTGCTTGATGATATATCCGGAAACCACTCCTGTGTGCCAGTCAACCAGTGTCCCTGCATGCTCAATGGTATGGTCTACGGCCCCGGGGAGATCACAAGGACAGCCTGCCAAACCTG CCAGTGTACCATGGGCCGCTGGACGTGCACAAAGCAGCCGTGTCCTGGCCACTGCTCCCTAGAAGGTGGCTCCTTTGTCACCACATTCGACGCCAGGCCCTACCGCTTCCATGGCACCTGCACCTACACTCTGCTCCAG AGCCCGCAGCTTCCCAATGAAGGCACCCTCATGGCTGTGTATGACAAGTCGGGTTACTCGCACTCAGAGACCTCCCTAGTGTCCGTCATCTACCTATCCAAGAAG GACaaaattgtcatctcagaggatGAAGTGATCACCAACAACGGGGACACCAAATTGCTGCCATACAAGACAC ACAACATCACCATCTTCAGGCAGACATCCACCCACCTCCAGATGGCTACCACCTTCGGGCTGCAAGTTGTGTTCCAGATGCAGCCTGTCTTCCAGGTGTACATCACAGTCGAGCCCCAGTACAAAGGCCAGACCAGAG GGCTCTGCGGCAATTTCAACGGAGACACAACGGACGACTTCACAACCAGCATGGGTATTGATGAAGGCACAGCCTCGCTATTTGTGGACTCCTGGCGTGCAGGGAACTGTCCAGCTTCCCTAGAGCGTGAGACGGACCCCTGCTCCATGAGCCAGCTCAACA AGGTGTGTGCAGAGACCCACTGCTCCACGCTGCTGAGGAAGGGCAGCGTGTTTGAGAAGTGCCACAGTGTGGTGAACCCCCAGCCCTTCTACAAG AGATGTGTGTACCAGGCCTGCAACTACGAGGAGACCTTCCCTCACATCTGCTCTGCACTGGGGGCCTATGCCCATGCCTGCTCCTCCCGCGGCATCCTGCTCTGGGGCTGGAGGAACAGCGTGGACAACTGCA CTGTGCCTTGCACCGGCAACCGCACATTCAGCTACGATAGCAAGGCCTGTGACCGTACCTGCTTATCTCTGTCGGACCGTGAGACAGAGTGCCACGCAAGTCCTGTGCCAGTGGATGGTTGCAACTGTCCTGAGGGCACCTACTTGAACCACAAGGCAGAATGTGTGCACAAGGCCCAGTGCCCCTGTCTGCTGGACGGCTACAAGTTTGTCCAGCCTGATCAGTCAACCATGGTCAACGGGGTCATATG CTACTGCATCAATGGGCGCCTGAGCTGTCCGCGGCAAGCGGAGATGTTCTTTG CATCCTGCCCAGAGCCCAAGACCTTCCAGTCCTGCAGCCAGTCATCAGAGGACAAGTTCGGAGCTGCATGTGCCCCCACGTGCCAGATGCTGGCCACAGGCATTGCCTGT GTGCCCACCAAGTGCGAGTCTGGCTGCGTCTGTCCTAAAGGGCTCTATGAGAACAGCGACGGGCAGTGTGTACCTGCAGAGGAATGCCCATGTGACTATGCAGGGGTATCCTACCCTGGTGGTTCTGAGCTCCATACAGACTGTAAGACCTG CACCTGCTCACAGGGAAGGTGGACCTGCCAGCCTAGCACACAATGTCCGTCCACCTGTGTCCTCTATGGCGAAGGCCACATCATAACTTTTGACGGACAACGCTTTGTGTTTGATGGCAACTGCGAATACACTCTGGCCACG GACGACTGTGGTGCCAACAGCTCACAGCCTACCTTCAAGGTCCTGACAGAGAATGTCGTCTGTGGGAAGTCGGGAGTCACCTGTTCCAGAGCCATCAAGATCTCCCTGGGT GGACTCTCCATCACAATGGCAGACAGTAACTACACAGTCAGCGGGGAAGAGCCCCTGGTGCACCTGCAGGTGAAACCTAGCCCCCTGAATCTTGTCCTGGACATAGACATCCCCGGAAGGCTCAACCTGACGCTTCTGTGGAACAAGCACATGAGTGTCTCTATCAGGATCCAGCGCACCGCCCAG GATGCCCTCTGTGGCTTGTGTGGCAACTCCAATGGGAACATGAAAGATGACTTCGAGACACGCAGCAAGTATGTGGCGTCCAGTGAACTGGAGTTTGTGAACTCGTGGAAGGAAAGCCCTCTGTGTGGGGATGCGAGTTACGCGGTGGATCCCTGCAGCCTGAACACCTTCCGGCGCTCCTGGGCTGAGCGGAAATGCAACATTATCAACAGCCAGACCTTTGCTGCCTGCCACAGCAAG GTATACCACCTGCCCTACTATGAGGCCTGCGTGCGTGATGCCTGTGGGTGCGACACAGGCGGAGACTGCGAGTGTCTGTGTGATGCAGTGGCTGCCTATGCCAAGGCCTGTCTGGACAAGGGCGTGTGTGTAGACTGGAGGTCCCCAGACTTCTGCC CCGTCTACTGTGACTTCTACAACACCCACACACTGGTGGGTGAGAATGAATACCAGTATGCTCAGAAGGCCAACTGCACGTGGCACTACCAGCCCTGTCTCTGCCCTGGCAGCTTGGGAAGCTTCCCGGACACAAACACTGAAG gctGTTACAACTGCTCCCAGAATGAGTACTTCGACCACAAAGAAGGGACCTGTGTACCCTGTG CACCACCCACTACCACATCACCGCCAACCACCACAG GTTCACAGCCTACCACGGCAACCCCCATCAGCACTGAGTTCCACAGTTCCAGCTCAGCAAAGACGCCTGTGGGCCCCTCCTACCTGCCAGGTCTTCCAACCCCACCACCTTCAGCCCCATCTTCCACTGAGGCACTAACAAACTGGACCACCCCCAAGAAAACCACAGTCTCCTCAGGAG AATCCCCTCAAACCACCATGGCTACCATACTACTGACATTACCTTTGCCTCCTACATCCCTACCAGAGTCAAAAACCACAAGGCTCCCAGTGACACAGGCCATATCCAAGCCCACAGCATCTTCCCTCAGCTCATCCACGAAGACCACAGCTGAGTTCACAGAGAGTACCACAGTGACCTTACTAAGCTCAATGCCTGGGACGTCTGCCAGCCACG ATACAACCTCAGCTTCCAACACAACACAGCATCAGTCCACATCACTCCACCACACTACGATATCCAATAGGCCCACCAGTGGA